One window of the Halobacillus litoralis genome contains the following:
- a CDS encoding acryloyl-CoA reductase produces MTKFQAFKIEQTDGGVQGEIQTLSLSDLPSSEVLIRVHFSSINFKDGIVSQPDNALVKDYPIIPGIDLAGEVVKSSDQRFKEGDRVIATSYEIGVNHHGGFSEYANIPADWIVPLPEGITLEEAMIYGTAGFTAALSVHRLEQNGLSTDDGPVLVTGATGGVGSMAVAMLAKRGYEVEASTGSFEHKEYLKDLGASKVISREEVYDGKLKPIGSQRWAAAVDPVGGEQLASLLGQLKYNGGAAVSGLTGGTEIPTQVYPFILRGISLLGIDSVYCPMDTRKKVWHRMANDLKVKESFNRIKVVHSLSDVQDTLEQILQGNTRGRSIVKMDH; encoded by the coding sequence ATGACAAAATTTCAAGCATTTAAAATCGAACAAACCGATGGAGGGGTCCAAGGAGAGATTCAGACGCTCTCCTTAAGTGACCTTCCTTCCAGCGAAGTATTGATTCGTGTCCATTTTTCCAGCATTAATTTCAAAGATGGTATAGTCTCCCAACCAGACAATGCATTGGTTAAAGACTATCCGATTATCCCGGGTATCGACCTTGCTGGGGAAGTCGTTAAATCCTCCGATCAACGATTCAAAGAAGGTGATCGGGTTATTGCTACCAGTTATGAAATCGGCGTTAATCATCATGGTGGATTCAGTGAATATGCAAATATTCCCGCCGATTGGATTGTCCCATTACCCGAAGGAATCACGTTGGAAGAAGCGATGATTTACGGTACGGCAGGATTCACTGCAGCCCTGTCCGTCCACCGTTTAGAACAAAATGGCTTATCCACTGATGACGGGCCTGTCTTGGTCACAGGTGCTACAGGTGGTGTAGGCAGCATGGCAGTCGCTATGTTAGCTAAACGCGGTTATGAAGTAGAAGCAAGTACAGGCAGCTTCGAGCACAAAGAATACTTAAAAGATTTGGGCGCATCAAAAGTGATCTCACGTGAAGAGGTTTATGATGGAAAACTCAAACCCATTGGCAGCCAGCGCTGGGCAGCCGCTGTCGATCCAGTCGGCGGTGAACAGCTAGCTTCTTTGCTTGGCCAACTGAAATATAATGGAGGAGCAGCAGTCAGCGGATTGACTGGAGGAACAGAAATTCCTACTCAAGTTTACCCTTTCATTTTACGGGGTATCAGTCTCTTAGGTATCGACTCTGTTTACTGTCCAATGGATACGAGAAAGAAAGTTTGGCACCGGATGGCTAATGATCTGAAAGTCAAAGAATCTTTCAACCGTATTAAAGTCGTCCATTCACTTTCCGATGTACAGGACACACTTGAACAGATTCTACAAGGGAACACTCGCGGACGTTCAATTGTAAAAATGGATCATTGA
- a CDS encoding YwbE family protein gives MDGQTRSNINIGAEVDIVLKKDQRSGALTRGKVKDILTKSPNHPHGIKVRLEDGQVGRVKQIHP, from the coding sequence ATGGATGGACAGACACGAAGTAATATTAATATTGGAGCAGAAGTGGATATTGTACTGAAAAAAGATCAAAGAAGTGGTGCATTGACTCGTGGGAAAGTGAAGGATATTTTAACAAAATCTCCGAATCATCCTCATGGCATCAAAGTACGCCTGGAAGATGGTCAGGTTGGCAGGGTTAAACAAATTCATCCTTGA
- a CDS encoding DUF2188 domain-containing protein, producing the protein MADTSNQAEHVVSHEDGWAVKAEGAEQPTKVYDNKQDAINRAKEIAQNKGTSAVIHTKEGTIQNQYNYSG; encoded by the coding sequence TTGGCTGACACAAGTAATCAGGCCGAACATGTTGTTTCACATGAAGACGGGTGGGCTGTAAAGGCTGAGGGTGCTGAACAACCTACGAAAGTTTATGATAATAAACAGGATGCCATCAACCGCGCGAAAGAAATTGCTCAAAATAAGGGTACCTCAGCAGTTATACACACAAAAGAAGGTACCATTCAAAATCAATATAATTATTCAGGTTAA
- a CDS encoding DUF2188 domain-containing protein, whose amino-acid sequence MPWDTENYPSSLKNLNTPTRKKAIDIANAMIDEGYDENRAIPIATTQAKEWYDNAGKEEINQVKQMSDQALKGRDEEDKQYENRPELLDKGEHVISHEDGWAVKAEDAKKPSSVFEKKEDAVKRAKEIAENKGTQAIIHKENGSIQEKKSYESKS is encoded by the coding sequence ATGCCTTGGGATACGGAAAATTATCCAAGTTCACTTAAAAACTTAAATACTCCAACAAGGAAAAAAGCCATTGATATCGCTAACGCAATGATTGATGAAGGGTATGACGAAAATCGGGCCATCCCTATTGCTACAACACAAGCAAAAGAATGGTACGACAATGCTGGAAAAGAAGAAATCAATCAAGTGAAACAGATGAGCGATCAAGCTTTGAAGGGCAGAGATGAAGAGGACAAACAGTATGAGAATAGACCAGAATTGTTAGATAAGGGTGAACACGTCATTTCACATGAAGATGGATGGGCCGTTAAAGCAGAAGACGCGAAAAAACCATCTAGTGTATTTGAAAAGAAAGAAGATGCAGTGAAAAGGGCGAAAGAAATAGCTGAAAACAAAGGGACGCAAGCCATTATTCACAAAGAAAATGGCAGTATTCAAGAAAAAAAGTCATATGAAAGTAAATCTTAG
- the pxpB gene encoding 5-oxoprolinase subunit PxpB: protein MSINVQPFGDQAILVEFGSSINEETNKEVRKFSAHLDASSPEWMIEYIPAFTTVTIIYDPLYISHQVGGETPLPYEWAQQRVEELLSKNAIDRNQTDRTIEIPVSYGGDLGPDLSFVAAHNKMSEEEVIKTHMAGDYLVYMIGFAPGFPYIGGMDEKIAAPRRDDPRLAIPAGSVGIAGAQTGVYPIETPGGWQLIGRTPLRLFQPEKAPPSLLQAGDHIKFTRISEDEYKSMKEDER from the coding sequence ATGTCAATAAATGTCCAACCATTCGGGGATCAGGCAATCCTTGTTGAATTTGGAAGCTCCATTAATGAGGAAACAAATAAAGAAGTGAGAAAGTTTTCTGCCCACCTTGATGCCAGCAGTCCTGAATGGATGATTGAATATATTCCAGCATTTACGACAGTGACAATCATTTATGATCCGCTTTACATAAGCCACCAGGTCGGTGGAGAAACTCCTCTCCCCTACGAATGGGCGCAGCAGCGAGTAGAAGAGCTGTTATCTAAGAATGCAATTGACCGCAATCAGACAGACCGAACGATTGAAATCCCTGTCAGTTATGGTGGAGACTTGGGACCAGACCTCTCGTTTGTAGCCGCTCACAACAAAATGAGTGAAGAAGAGGTAATAAAAACCCATATGGCCGGGGATTATTTGGTTTATATGATTGGCTTTGCTCCAGGCTTTCCCTACATTGGCGGCATGGATGAAAAAATTGCTGCCCCACGCAGAGATGACCCCAGATTAGCAATCCCAGCTGGCTCTGTAGGGATTGCCGGTGCTCAAACGGGAGTCTATCCAATCGAAACTCCTGGAGGGTGGCAACTGATCGGACGCACACCACTGAGACTCTTTCAACCCGAGAAAGCCCCCCCTTCCCTGCTGCAAGCGGGTGACCATATCAAGTTCACTCGTATATCAGAAGATGAATACAAGTCAATGAAGGAGGATGAACGATGA
- a CDS encoding biotin-dependent carboxyltransferase family protein — translation MIRILKSGLLTSIQDLGRYGYQKHGIIASGVMDSVAHRIANFLVNNAANAPTLEITLMGPVIEFQEDTLISICGGELSPMIDGEHVNMWKLIYVRKGSELRFGQPKQGFRAYLAIAGGFDVPRVMNSASTYMRAAVGGFQGRMLEKGDEIPVYPDTDLSGIFQSLSSEIRKDPFIEAPWFVAPEITSYTKTNEPIRVMRGREFELFDDASQNNFMKNSFKIDPKSDRMGYRLKGTTLSLKEKQEIVSEAVTFGTVQVPPEGNPIILLADRQTTGGYPKIGQVASVDLPRIAQMKPGENMTFRHISHAEAQHLYLKRENQLRQLKRGIHSNITKEAQICTALI, via the coding sequence ATGATTCGCATTTTAAAATCCGGACTTCTGACTTCCATTCAGGATCTTGGACGATATGGCTATCAAAAACATGGAATAATCGCATCGGGAGTCATGGATTCTGTAGCACACCGCATCGCAAACTTCCTTGTTAATAATGCGGCTAATGCACCAACATTGGAAATCACCCTGATGGGTCCAGTCATTGAATTTCAAGAGGATACATTGATTTCTATATGTGGGGGAGAACTTTCACCAATGATTGATGGTGAACACGTGAACATGTGGAAATTAATCTATGTCAGAAAAGGGAGCGAGTTACGATTCGGACAGCCTAAGCAAGGATTCCGTGCCTATTTAGCTATAGCTGGTGGTTTTGATGTTCCTAGAGTCATGAATAGTGCTTCCACGTATATGCGCGCTGCAGTTGGTGGTTTCCAGGGCAGAATGCTTGAGAAAGGAGATGAGATCCCTGTATATCCTGACACAGATTTATCCGGCATCTTCCAATCTCTATCATCTGAAATTAGAAAAGATCCTTTTATCGAAGCACCTTGGTTTGTAGCGCCTGAAATTACTAGCTACACTAAGACGAACGAGCCTATACGTGTTATGCGAGGCCGGGAATTTGAATTGTTCGATGATGCTAGCCAAAATAACTTCATGAAAAACTCATTCAAAATCGATCCTAAGTCTGATCGAATGGGGTATCGTTTAAAAGGAACAACGCTATCTTTAAAAGAAAAACAAGAAATCGTTTCAGAAGCTGTTACATTCGGTACAGTTCAAGTCCCACCAGAAGGGAATCCTATTATCCTATTGGCTGACCGTCAGACCACAGGTGGCTATCCTAAGATCGGGCAAGTTGCTTCTGTAGATTTACCTAGAATTGCACAAATGAAACCTGGAGAAAATATGACTTTTCGACACATCAGTCACGCAGAAGCCCAGCATTTGTATCTCAAAAGGGAAAATCAGCTGCGCCAACTAAAACGTGGAATACATTCAAACATCACTAAGGAGGCACAAATATGTACAGCGTTGATTTGA
- a CDS encoding LamB/YcsF family protein: MYSVDLNCDMGESFGAYKIGRDEEILKYVTSVNIACGFHAGDPSIMKKTVRMAIEHKVGIGAHPGLPDLAGFGRRPMDITPEEAYDMVVYQIGALKGFVDAEGGQLQHVKPHGALYNMAANKPSLADAIARAVYDVDRNLVLFGLSGSELVRAGQKHGLRTANEVFSDRTYQQDGTLTSRRKPDALITDHEQAVNQVIRMIKENKVHSLQKVDVDIDVQTICIHGDGSRAVEFADYISQTLRGANIQLQPIGEFSTR; this comes from the coding sequence ATGTACAGCGTTGATTTGAACTGCGATATGGGGGAGAGCTTCGGTGCTTATAAAATCGGACGGGATGAAGAAATATTGAAGTACGTTACCTCCGTCAATATCGCTTGCGGTTTCCACGCGGGCGACCCCTCGATCATGAAAAAAACTGTCCGCATGGCTATTGAGCATAAAGTAGGTATTGGGGCGCACCCAGGACTTCCTGATTTGGCGGGATTCGGCCGCAGACCTATGGACATCACCCCAGAAGAAGCTTATGACATGGTCGTTTATCAAATTGGTGCCCTCAAAGGCTTTGTCGATGCAGAAGGAGGGCAATTACAGCACGTAAAACCGCATGGAGCTTTATACAATATGGCAGCCAATAAACCATCATTGGCTGATGCAATAGCTAGAGCTGTGTACGACGTCGATCGTAACCTCGTTTTGTTTGGACTATCCGGAAGTGAACTTGTCCGAGCGGGGCAAAAACACGGACTGAGAACTGCAAATGAAGTGTTCTCAGACCGTACATATCAACAAGATGGAACACTCACTTCAAGGAGGAAGCCCGACGCATTAATCACAGATCATGAGCAAGCAGTGAACCAAGTCATACGTATGATCAAAGAAAACAAAGTCCATTCCCTTCAAAAAGTTGATGTGGATATTGATGTTCAAACTATATGTATCCATGGTGATGGAAGCCGTGCTGTCGAATTCGCCGATTATATAAGTCAAACTCTAAGAGGTGCCAATATACAATTACAACCCATAGGAGAGTTTTCCACTCGTTGA
- a CDS encoding O-methyltransferase encodes MNSQDMWTNVDQYFLDHLFPEETIMEEVLEVNKEAGLPSIDVSPTQGKLLHLLVKMKGAKNILEIGTLGGYSSIWMAKALPEGGKLTTLEFNPKHAEIAAANMKKAGVEEKIEIIVGPALNTLPTLKMNVPFDFIFIDADKNNNPPYVNEVLKRSQSGTTLIIDNVVRSGDILESQSEDSSIQGIREMFEMLKNDSRMDSTAFQTVGSKGYDGFVLAIVK; translated from the coding sequence GTGAATTCTCAAGATATGTGGACAAATGTGGACCAGTACTTCCTGGACCACCTCTTTCCTGAAGAAACTATTATGGAAGAGGTTCTGGAAGTAAATAAAGAAGCAGGACTTCCATCCATCGATGTATCACCGACTCAAGGAAAGCTCCTTCATCTATTAGTGAAGATGAAAGGTGCAAAAAACATCTTGGAGATTGGCACCCTCGGCGGTTACAGCAGTATTTGGATGGCAAAAGCTTTACCTGAGGGAGGCAAGTTGACGACACTTGAATTCAATCCTAAACATGCAGAGATAGCAGCAGCGAATATGAAAAAAGCTGGAGTCGAAGAAAAAATCGAGATCATTGTCGGGCCAGCTTTAAATACGCTCCCTACACTAAAAATGAACGTACCTTTCGACTTTATTTTTATCGACGCAGATAAAAATAACAATCCTCCTTACGTAAATGAGGTTTTAAAACGATCTCAATCTGGAACGACTCTCATCATTGATAATGTCGTAAGGAGTGGTGATATATTAGAATCCCAAAGTGAAGATTCCAGCATTCAGGGAATTCGTGAAATGTTCGAAATGCTGAAAAATGACTCACGAATGGACTCTACCGCGTTCCAAACTGTGGGAAGTAAAGGTTATGATGGGTTCGTCTTAGCTATCGTAAAATAA
- a CDS encoding GNAT family N-acetyltransferase, with protein MFVHKVDEDLSLKLIDYQDAEELYNLSDRSRDHLRTWLPWINFTHSPDDTKKFIQASLQRYADNDGLTVCILYHGKIAGVVDFLEFDWGNKKTSVGYWMGADYKGKGLLTRSCRTLFDYAFQDMGLNRIEIRAAEENIKSRGIPERLGFVQEGVVRQAALLYDEYTDHVVYGMLAEEWNSNR; from the coding sequence GTAGATGAAGATCTTTCACTGAAATTAATAGATTATCAAGATGCTGAGGAGCTTTATAACCTTTCGGATCGATCAAGGGATCATTTACGAACATGGCTTCCATGGATCAATTTCACCCATTCGCCTGACGATACGAAAAAATTCATTCAAGCGAGCTTACAACGATATGCAGACAACGATGGACTCACGGTGTGCATTTTATATCATGGCAAAATTGCAGGTGTAGTAGATTTTCTGGAATTTGATTGGGGAAACAAAAAAACGAGTGTAGGTTATTGGATGGGGGCGGATTACAAGGGAAAAGGATTGCTCACAAGATCTTGTCGTACACTTTTTGATTATGCCTTTCAAGATATGGGACTCAATCGTATTGAAATACGGGCAGCAGAAGAGAATATCAAGAGTCGGGGAATACCTGAACGCTTAGGCTTTGTGCAAGAGGGTGTCGTTCGTCAAGCTGCTCTCTTGTATGACGAATACACCGACCATGTCGTGTATGGAATGCTTGCTGAAGAGTGGAATAGCAATCGATAA